From Nonlabens sp. Ci31, the proteins below share one genomic window:
- a CDS encoding multidrug effflux MFS transporter yields the protein MSKGRRVSIILVLGTLIAVGPFSIDAYLPAFKQIAGDFKVDTSAIGITLTTYFIGIGIGQLAYGPLMDRFGRRKPLMFGLVLYIVTSLMSAYAWDVTSLATLRFFTALGACAGMVASKAIVRDLFDEEKVADVLSTLMLIMGIAPIIAPTIGGFVIKHYHWEMIFYGLAGFATLMLLNVIFVLPESSKPNRATSLHPIPVLREYIGIYKHRDFFVFATARGFVIGLLLGYVAAAPFIFMDYFDMSQENFAYIFGSNAAGLIAGSQLNRLALTRFTTFQITYVVSLLLVLITGFGFIYVWNFTPVFWVVYPTLFMMMMCIGFQNPNVTALALNPFTKRAGSASAFVGAVSMIFGSIASWYVSRFVTVSLFPLFAMLSGGALLAHIAVEYFRMNYAQGYAFAKAYLKHPYKFKKREDQLSDF from the coding sequence ATGAGTAAAGGGCGCAGAGTGAGTATTATTCTCGTCCTAGGTACTTTAATCGCGGTAGGACCATTTTCCATAGATGCCTACTTGCCCGCTTTTAAACAAATTGCTGGTGATTTTAAAGTAGATACTAGTGCTATAGGTATTACATTGACCACTTATTTTATAGGTATAGGTATAGGACAGTTAGCTTACGGCCCGTTAATGGATCGATTCGGTAGAAGAAAGCCATTGATGTTTGGACTGGTCTTATATATTGTAACCAGTCTTATGAGTGCTTATGCTTGGGATGTGACTTCTCTAGCAACTTTGAGGTTTTTTACTGCGCTTGGAGCTTGTGCAGGAATGGTAGCTAGTAAGGCCATAGTTAGGGATTTATTTGATGAAGAAAAAGTGGCAGATGTACTCTCTACTTTAATGTTAATCATGGGAATTGCTCCTATTATAGCTCCTACCATTGGCGGTTTTGTGATCAAGCATTATCATTGGGAAATGATTTTTTATGGGTTAGCAGGCTTTGCTACCTTGATGTTGCTCAATGTTATTTTTGTACTTCCAGAAAGTTCTAAACCTAATCGGGCGACCAGTTTACATCCTATTCCGGTGCTGCGGGAATATATAGGTATCTATAAACACAGAGACTTTTTTGTCTTTGCCACAGCTCGTGGTTTTGTAATAGGCTTACTGTTAGGTTACGTAGCAGCGGCACCATTTATTTTTATGGATTACTTTGATATGAGTCAAGAGAACTTTGCCTACATCTTCGGTAGTAATGCGGCTGGATTAATAGCCGGTAGCCAGTTGAACCGACTCGCCCTTACTCGATTTACTACATTTCAAATAACTTATGTGGTGAGTTTGTTATTGGTGTTGATCACTGGTTTTGGTTTTATCTATGTTTGGAATTTTACGCCTGTATTTTGGGTGGTGTATCCTACCTTGTTTATGATGATGATGTGTATAGGTTTTCAAAACCCAAATGTCACGGCTCTTGCTTTGAATCCGTTTACCAAGCGCGCCGGTAGTGCCAGTGCCTTTGTAGGTGCGGTAAGTATGATTTTTGGTTCGATAGCCAGCTGGTATGTGTCTCGATTTGTAACTGTTTCTTTATTTCCTCTGTTTGCCATGCTTTCAGGTGGGGCACTGCTCGCTCATATCGCAGTAGAATATTTTAGGATGAATTATGCTCAGGGTTACGCTTTCGCGAAAGCCTACTTAAAACACCCTTATAAGTTTAAAAAAAGAGAAGACCAATTATCAGACTTTTAG
- the galE gene encoding UDP-glucose 4-epimerase GalE has protein sequence MKILVTGGLGYIGSHVVVELQEQGYEVLIIDNLSNTSLDVLNKITSITNIKPSFEKVDVRDKESLATFFEKHRNVKGIIHFAASKAVGESVENPLLYYENNINALVYMLQNIQDKETSFIFSSSCTVYGQADKLPVTEDAPIKPAESPYGNTKQIGEEIIRDTCKVTPHLNAIALRYFNPIGAHKSAKIGELPLGIPQNLVPYITQTAIGLREQLSVYGNDYPTRDGTAVRDYIHVVDLAKAHVAALSRLLDKKGEENFEVFNVGTGTGSTVLEVITAFENATGHPLNYKIVGRRAGDVVEAYAQTDRVKQVLGWESTYSLEEALASSWEWEKAVRGK, from the coding sequence GTTGTTGAGCTTCAAGAACAAGGTTATGAAGTTCTTATTATAGATAATTTATCTAACACTTCTTTAGACGTTTTAAATAAGATTACCTCTATAACTAATATAAAACCAAGCTTTGAAAAGGTAGATGTAAGAGATAAAGAATCTCTTGCCACTTTTTTTGAAAAACATAGAAATGTAAAAGGAATCATTCATTTTGCTGCTTCCAAAGCCGTAGGAGAAAGCGTAGAGAACCCATTGTTATATTATGAAAATAATATCAATGCACTGGTTTATATGCTTCAAAACATCCAAGATAAAGAGACGAGTTTTATTTTTAGTTCTTCCTGTACGGTCTATGGCCAAGCTGATAAATTACCAGTTACAGAAGACGCTCCCATTAAGCCAGCCGAATCTCCTTATGGAAACACGAAGCAAATAGGAGAAGAGATTATAAGAGACACTTGCAAAGTAACACCACATTTAAATGCAATCGCTCTAAGATATTTCAACCCAATAGGGGCTCATAAAAGTGCTAAAATTGGCGAATTGCCATTAGGGATTCCGCAAAACCTAGTTCCTTATATTACCCAGACTGCCATAGGATTAAGAGAACAACTTTCTGTTTACGGAAATGACTACCCTACTCGAGATGGAACTGCGGTAAGAGACTACATTCATGTAGTAGATCTAGCCAAGGCTCATGTGGCGGCTCTTTCTAGACTGCTAGATAAAAAAGGAGAAGAAAACTTTGAAGTCTTTAATGTAGGAACTGGAACCGGTTCTACCGTACTAGAAGTGATCACGGCTTTTGAAAACGCAACTGGACACCCACTCAACTATAAGATTGTAGGACGTCGCGCTGGAGATGTGGTTGAGGCCTATGCGCAAACTGATAGGGTAAAGCAGGTCCTCGGATGGGAATCTACCTATTCATTGGAAGAAGCTCTTGCTAGTTCTTGGGAATGGGAAAAAGCGGTAAGAGGAAAATAA
- a CDS encoding IS1595 family transposase, giving the protein MLSFVKELPDDDACKAYLAKIKWQDGFTCIKCGHTKGCDKSGYRYHCYSCNHVESATANTLFHKVKFGLQKAFCVVFERSTSIKSVSSVQMGKRFDIRQGTAWYFMQKVRKSMKSSQKYPLTEIVPVDEFTVGGKEQGKQGRSYDSKKKKAVIAVELSAEHKIKRVYVKSIDDYSAKSLTPIFEEHIDPSAKIVTDKWRGYAPLKKNYDIEQKLSNNGSNFKELHVVIMQLKSWLRAIPTHFSKWHVQSYFDEFCFRINRSQSKQSIFHKTIERMVIAKPIYHKDIK; this is encoded by the coding sequence ATACTGAGTTTTGTGAAAGAACTGCCAGATGATGATGCTTGTAAAGCATATTTAGCAAAAATAAAATGGCAGGATGGTTTTACATGTATAAAATGTGGTCACACTAAGGGCTGTGATAAATCTGGTTATAGATATCATTGTTACAGTTGCAATCACGTTGAAAGCGCCACGGCAAACACCTTGTTTCATAAGGTTAAATTTGGTTTGCAAAAGGCATTCTGCGTTGTGTTTGAAAGGAGTACTAGTATCAAGAGTGTTTCCAGCGTTCAAATGGGAAAGCGATTTGATATCCGTCAAGGTACCGCTTGGTATTTCATGCAGAAAGTTAGAAAGTCAATGAAAAGCAGTCAAAAATATCCTCTAACCGAAATAGTTCCTGTAGATGAATTTACCGTAGGAGGAAAAGAACAAGGCAAGCAAGGTAGAAGTTACGATTCAAAAAAGAAAAAAGCAGTGATAGCGGTAGAACTGAGCGCCGAACATAAAATCAAAAGAGTTTATGTGAAGTCTATAGATGATTACTCAGCTAAATCACTAACTCCAATATTTGAAGAACATATAGATCCCTCTGCAAAAATAGTTACCGATAAATGGAGAGGTTATGCTCCACTTAAAAAGAATTATGATATAGAGCAGAAGCTAAGTAATAACGGAAGTAATTTTAAAGAACTACATGTTGTAATTATGCAGTTAAAATCTTGGTTGAGAGCAATACCTACACATTTTAGTAAATGGCATGTGCAAAGCTACTTTGACGAATTCTGTTTTAGAATTAATCGATCTCAATCCAAACAGAGCATATTCCATAAAACAATAGAAAGAATGGTAATAGCTAAACCAATTTATCATAAAGATATAAAATAG
- a CDS encoding RidA family protein, with protein MAVLQDKARPRGNYPHIKRVGDFLFVSGTSSRRADNTFAGVAVDEMGTTNLNIKAQTAAVLENIDAILQTEGASLKDVVDVTTFLVNMNDFGGYNTTYGEFFDFNGPTRTTVAVHQLPHPHLLIEIKAMAFKPL; from the coding sequence ATGGCAGTATTACAAGACAAAGCAAGACCTAGAGGTAACTACCCACATATCAAACGGGTGGGTGATTTTTTATTTGTTTCAGGAACTAGTAGTCGTAGGGCAGACAATACTTTTGCAGGTGTAGCAGTGGACGAAATGGGAACAACCAACCTTAACATCAAAGCGCAAACCGCTGCGGTACTTGAAAACATAGATGCCATTTTACAAACAGAAGGTGCCTCTTTAAAAGATGTTGTTGACGTGACTACGTTCTTAGTAAACATGAATGATTTTGGCGGTTACAATACTACGTACGGTGAGTTTTTTGATTTTAATGGTCCTACCAGAACTACTGTTGCCGTGCATCAATTACCGCATCCACATTTATTGATCGAGATTAAAGCGATGGCTTTTAAGCCTCTTTAA
- a CDS encoding FAD-dependent oxidoreductase translates to MKTTNKKTKILITGAGLCGSLLGLRLAQKGYHVDILEKRPDMRKAIVDGGRSINLALSDRGLAGLKLVGLEEKVRELCIPMNGRLIHDIEGSTFASNYSGREGEYINSISREELNKLLLDEAEKYDDVQIDFDDKVTAVDLKNASVTYQDSETETEKEWKADILLGTDGAGSVVRKAMMKQRDFLFSQGMNWLPHGYKELSIPPAENGKWRIEKNFLHIWPRGGFMLIALPNLNGSFTLTLFMQYDGDGPAFNSITTDQEIKDFFNTYFKDVVEHIPDLVEQYHTNPAPPLGTVRCSPWSAYGTSLIIGDSAHAIVPFYGQGMNASFEDVVVFDQMLDQNESWADAFTAFSTKRKPDADAIADLALDNFVEMRDSVANPNFQLKRQIEMRLESAFAKAEYQSKYSLVTFPQEGISYRDAMLKGRAQDKAILWLLEKEMIAVDDDLDTLLLKIKEKTEEVLWLRG, encoded by the coding sequence ATGAAAACAACTAACAAAAAAACTAAAATACTCATCACCGGAGCTGGACTTTGCGGTTCACTTTTGGGTTTGCGACTCGCACAAAAAGGATATCATGTAGATATTCTTGAAAAACGTCCCGATATGCGTAAAGCAATTGTAGATGGTGGTCGCTCTATCAATTTAGCACTTTCTGATCGTGGTCTAGCTGGATTAAAGTTAGTTGGCCTTGAAGAAAAAGTACGCGAGTTGTGTATCCCTATGAACGGAAGATTGATTCACGATATAGAAGGAAGTACCTTTGCTTCCAACTACAGCGGCCGTGAAGGAGAATATATCAATTCGATCTCACGAGAAGAACTCAACAAACTTCTGCTGGACGAAGCTGAAAAGTACGATGACGTACAAATAGACTTTGATGATAAGGTAACTGCCGTAGATTTAAAAAATGCTTCTGTCACCTATCAAGATTCAGAAACAGAAACAGAGAAAGAATGGAAAGCTGACATCCTTTTAGGAACTGATGGAGCTGGTTCTGTGGTGCGCAAGGCGATGATGAAACAACGCGACTTTTTGTTTTCTCAAGGCATGAACTGGTTGCCTCACGGATATAAAGAGCTCAGCATTCCGCCTGCAGAAAATGGAAAGTGGCGTATAGAAAAAAACTTCTTACACATCTGGCCACGTGGTGGTTTTATGTTGATCGCTTTGCCTAACCTAAATGGTAGTTTTACATTGACTTTATTCATGCAATATGATGGTGATGGACCTGCATTTAACAGTATTACAACAGACCAAGAAATAAAAGACTTCTTCAACACCTACTTTAAAGATGTGGTAGAACACATTCCAGATTTAGTAGAGCAATACCATACCAATCCAGCACCACCACTAGGAACTGTACGTTGCTCCCCATGGTCAGCTTACGGTACGAGTCTTATTATAGGGGATTCGGCACACGCGATTGTTCCTTTTTACGGTCAAGGAATGAATGCTAGTTTTGAAGACGTCGTGGTTTTTGACCAGATGCTGGACCAAAACGAATCTTGGGCCGATGCCTTCACCGCTTTTTCAACAAAGAGAAAACCAGATGCTGATGCTATTGCAGATCTTGCTCTAGACAATTTTGTAGAGATGCGAGATAGCGTAGCTAATCCTAACTTCCAGTTAAAACGTCAGATTGAAATGCGATTAGAGTCCGCTTTTGCGAAAGCGGAATACCAATCTAAATACTCCTTAGTTACCTTCCCGCAAGAAGGAATCAGTTACCGAGATGCGATGCTTAAAGGGCGTGCCCAAGACAAAGCTATATTATGGTTGTTAGAAAAAGAAATGATCGCCGTAGATGACGACTTGGATACTTTACTCCTTAAAATCAAGGAGAAAACGGAGGAAGTTCTTTGGCTGCGTGGGTAA
- a CDS encoding selenophosphate synthetase: MKNTFLVLCAIAMISSCKNETSTSTDSETAASEKTTELSTSQRLAKIAGLESWNEVEEIKFSFNVGKTGKTVLTRNWTWNPNTNDVQLIALGDTISYNRDSKLDSLQISSDRAFINDVYWLIPEFKLVWDQGTTITEKKSQTAPISKDTMDMISILYNNKAGYTPGDAYDIYYDDDHKFKEWVYRRGNDSTPSMITTFEKFKTIEGLTFATDHRSSDGTTSINFTGIAITKTK, from the coding sequence ATGAAAAATACCTTTTTAGTTCTTTGTGCCATTGCAATGATAAGCAGTTGTAAAAATGAAACATCAACAAGTACTGACTCAGAGACGGCAGCTTCTGAAAAAACAACAGAGCTTTCTACTTCTCAACGTCTAGCAAAAATAGCTGGTCTGGAAAGCTGGAATGAGGTAGAAGAAATCAAATTCAGCTTTAACGTAGGTAAAACAGGTAAAACGGTGTTGACTAGAAATTGGACTTGGAACCCTAACACTAACGACGTACAGTTGATCGCTTTAGGAGATACCATTAGCTACAATCGCGACTCCAAATTAGACAGCCTTCAAATTAGTTCTGATCGCGCTTTTATCAATGATGTGTATTGGTTGATTCCTGAATTTAAACTTGTCTGGGATCAAGGAACAACTATCACTGAAAAGAAATCTCAAACGGCCCCTATATCAAAAGACACAATGGATATGATTAGCATACTTTATAATAATAAAGCCGGCTATACTCCAGGGGATGCTTATGATATCTATTATGACGATGACCACAAATTTAAAGAATGGGTATACCGCAGAGGAAATGACAGCACTCCTTCTATGATCACTACTTTTGAAAAATTTAAAACTATTGAAGGCCTTACTTTTGCAACAGATCACCGCTCTTCAGATGGCACTACCAGTATTAATTTTACCGGTATCGCAATTACTAAAACCAAATAA
- the kynU gene encoding kynureninase, whose translation MTFKTDRNFALQLDREDSLSRFRESFYIPKHTDGTESIYLCGNSLGLQPRQTKAYLDQELDDWARLGVEGHFHAANPWMPYHEILTETTAQVVGAKPHEVVIMNTLTTNLHLMMVSFYQPKGKRTKIIIEADAFPSDRYAVASQVQFHGYDDKENIIEWSPRVGEHTPRIEDLETLLKEQGDSIALIMVGAVNYYTGQFFDLKKITSLGHAAGAMVGFDCAHGAGNVNLELHDSAADFAVWCTYKYMNSGPGSLGGCFVHERHANNTDLPRFTGWWGHNKDTRFKMRDDFEPMPGAEGWQLSNPPILSMVAIRASLDLFAQAGFDHLRERSIKLTGYLEYLLKELKDDRISIITPSTAKDRGCQLSLAVKNADKSLFEAITAKGVIADWREPDVIRVAPVPLYNNYEDCWRFVEVLKSEM comes from the coding sequence ATGACTTTTAAAACAGATCGTAATTTTGCTTTACAGTTAGATCGTGAAGATTCTTTGTCTCGCTTTCGCGAAAGCTTCTACATACCAAAACATACAGACGGAACAGAGTCTATATATTTATGTGGAAATTCGTTAGGACTGCAACCGCGTCAGACGAAAGCTTATCTCGATCAAGAACTAGATGATTGGGCACGACTAGGGGTTGAAGGACATTTCCATGCCGCAAATCCATGGATGCCTTATCATGAGATCTTAACCGAAACTACGGCTCAGGTGGTAGGAGCAAAACCTCACGAAGTAGTTATCATGAATACCTTAACGACTAACCTGCATCTAATGATGGTTAGTTTTTATCAACCTAAGGGCAAGCGCACTAAAATCATTATCGAGGCCGATGCCTTTCCTAGTGATCGCTATGCGGTAGCTTCTCAGGTACAATTTCATGGTTATGATGATAAAGAGAACATCATAGAGTGGTCACCGAGAGTTGGCGAGCATACCCCGAGAATAGAAGACCTGGAAACCTTATTAAAAGAACAAGGCGATAGTATTGCTTTGATCATGGTAGGTGCTGTAAATTATTATACAGGCCAGTTTTTTGACCTTAAAAAAATCACCTCTTTGGGACATGCAGCTGGGGCTATGGTAGGCTTTGACTGTGCACACGGAGCTGGAAATGTAAATTTAGAGCTGCACGACTCTGCAGCCGACTTTGCCGTGTGGTGTACTTACAAATATATGAACTCTGGACCTGGTAGTCTAGGTGGTTGTTTTGTACACGAGCGTCATGCTAACAATACGGACTTACCGAGATTCACCGGTTGGTGGGGACATAATAAAGATACCCGTTTTAAAATGCGAGACGACTTTGAACCTATGCCCGGTGCCGAAGGTTGGCAACTATCCAACCCTCCCATATTGAGTATGGTAGCGATAAGGGCTAGTTTAGACTTATTTGCACAGGCAGGTTTTGACCATCTTCGAGAGAGATCCATAAAGCTTACCGGTTATTTAGAGTACCTTTTAAAGGAACTCAAAGACGACCGTATTTCGATTATCACCCCTAGTACTGCTAAAGATCGCGGTTGCCAGTTATCACTAGCGGTTAAAAATGCAGATAAATCACTTTTTGAGGCCATAACTGCAAAAGGTGTGATTGCCGACTGGCGGGAACCAGATGTTATTAGAGTAGCACCTGTTCCTTTATATAACAACTATGAAGATTGCTGGAGATTTGTAGAAGTTTTAAAGAGTGAGATGTAA
- a CDS encoding sugar MFS transporter has translation MSNKKDYTSAFAFLTTLFFMWGFITVLVDALVPRLKDVFELSYGQSIMVQFAFFGAFFCFAIPSSFLLEKIGYQRGIVTGLIVMGVACCLFYPAASYRQFWIFITAFFTLAAGITLLQVAANPYVTLLGDEKTASSRLNLSQAFNSFGTLLAPIAGALFLLSDSVMSSEGISKLSDSDKITYYAGEALTVQEPFLIIAGVLFTLAAIFGFTKLPSLLQKAPKDGYSKLLSNKRFLLGVLAIFMYVGAEVSIGSFLVNYFQELDVITTIKNSDFLSSLSSFLLIGKDISEVDANAILGSFVTLYWGGAMIGRFVGALLMRFISSGKLLMAFGILAIAMILISISSSGTTAMFAILAVGLFNSIMFPTIFSLALDGLDNLKAQASGLLVMGIVGGAFIPKLVGTIADAFGTDVDGNTTGTGLSIAFLVLLLCYGYIAYYGSSKRKV, from the coding sequence ATGAGTAATAAAAAAGATTATACGTCAGCCTTTGCCTTTTTAACCACCCTTTTCTTTATGTGGGGTTTTATAACGGTATTAGTAGATGCCTTAGTTCCCAGGTTAAAGGATGTGTTTGAACTAAGTTATGGGCAGTCCATAATGGTTCAGTTTGCATTTTTCGGCGCGTTTTTTTGTTTTGCTATTCCGTCTAGTTTTTTATTGGAAAAAATAGGCTATCAAAGAGGCATTGTTACCGGCCTTATAGTCATGGGAGTTGCTTGTTGCTTATTCTATCCCGCAGCCAGCTACCGACAGTTTTGGATTTTTATAACCGCTTTCTTCACATTAGCTGCTGGAATTACATTGCTGCAGGTTGCTGCAAATCCATATGTAACACTGCTGGGTGATGAAAAGACGGCTTCTAGCAGGTTGAACCTATCACAGGCATTTAATAGTTTTGGAACCCTACTCGCTCCTATAGCTGGAGCATTATTCTTACTGAGTGATAGCGTGATGTCTAGTGAAGGTATTTCAAAATTATCCGATTCAGATAAAATTACTTATTACGCTGGAGAGGCATTAACAGTTCAGGAACCCTTTCTTATCATTGCAGGGGTACTCTTTACACTTGCAGCTATATTTGGCTTTACCAAACTACCTTCTCTCCTACAAAAAGCTCCTAAAGACGGCTATTCCAAATTGCTATCTAACAAAAGGTTTTTACTAGGAGTCTTAGCTATTTTCATGTATGTAGGAGCAGAAGTCTCTATAGGTAGTTTCTTAGTGAACTATTTTCAAGAATTAGATGTCATAACGACCATAAAAAATAGCGACTTTTTAAGCAGCTTATCTTCTTTCCTTCTTATAGGGAAAGACATCAGCGAGGTGGATGCTAATGCTATCCTAGGTTCCTTTGTAACTCTTTATTGGGGTGGAGCGATGATAGGAAGGTTTGTCGGGGCCTTGTTAATGAGGTTTATAAGCAGCGGCAAATTATTGATGGCTTTTGGCATACTAGCTATCGCGATGATTTTGATTTCTATAAGCAGCAGTGGCACAACAGCCATGTTTGCTATACTAGCGGTAGGCTTGTTTAATTCTATCATGTTTCCAACTATATTTAGCCTTGCTTTAGATGGCTTAGACAACTTAAAAGCGCAAGCCTCAGGTCTTCTCGTGATGGGAATAGTAGGTGGCGCGTTTATTCCGAAGTTAGTTGGTACAATAGCAGATGCTTTTGGTACAGACGTTGATGGAAATACTACTGGAACAGGTTTAAGCATTGCCTTTCTTGTTCTTTTATTGTGCTACGGTTACATTGCTTACTACGGTTCAAGTAAAAGAAAAGTGTAA
- a CDS encoding isoaspartyl peptidase/L-asparaginase family protein produces the protein MNRRKFIIKSTKAGVALSLGATLLACVDKSPSTMTDKKQPIAICTWAFAKANDAAGKALDAGVSALDAAIIGVAVEEENIKNTTVGKGGTPDREGNVTLDACVMDSNGDCGAVVCVENITNVAALAKIVMEETPHVMLASQGAEELAYKYGFQKEQLLTESSEKAYRTWLKTSEYKPIINIENHDTIGMLCMDQNGDIAGACTTSGLSYKMKGRVGDSPIIGAGLFIDNEIGGAAATGMGEEIMKNVGSFLIVELMRQGKSPQEACEEALNRIVLKNDQIDHFQVAYIAINKAGETGSYCIHPGFARMEYKNSINTRIESRAYLKS, from the coding sequence GTGAACAGACGTAAATTCATCATTAAAAGTACTAAAGCTGGTGTTGCCCTTTCCCTAGGAGCGACATTACTAGCTTGTGTAGACAAATCTCCCTCCACTATGACCGATAAAAAACAACCCATTGCCATTTGCACTTGGGCGTTTGCAAAAGCTAATGACGCTGCTGGAAAAGCGCTAGATGCAGGAGTTTCAGCTCTAGACGCTGCCATAATAGGTGTTGCTGTTGAAGAAGAAAATATTAAAAACACAACCGTAGGGAAAGGCGGAACTCCAGATCGCGAAGGTAATGTGACACTAGACGCATGTGTTATGGATTCTAATGGCGATTGCGGCGCTGTGGTTTGTGTAGAGAACATCACTAATGTTGCAGCACTTGCAAAAATTGTTATGGAAGAAACGCCACACGTAATGCTCGCTTCTCAAGGTGCTGAAGAACTGGCATACAAATACGGTTTTCAAAAGGAACAATTACTCACAGAATCTTCAGAAAAAGCTTATCGCACATGGCTCAAAACCAGCGAATACAAACCCATCATCAATATCGAAAATCACGATACCATAGGCATGCTGTGTATGGATCAAAATGGTGATATTGCTGGTGCTTGCACCACATCTGGTCTTTCTTATAAAATGAAGGGTCGTGTAGGTGACTCTCCTATTATAGGTGCTGGACTGTTTATAGATAATGAAATAGGCGGTGCAGCGGCTACGGGTATGGGTGAAGAGATCATGAAAAATGTGGGCAGCTTTTTAATTGTCGAGCTCATGCGACAAGGGAAAAGTCCTCAAGAAGCCTGTGAAGAGGCTTTAAACAGAATCGTCTTAAAAAACGATCAAATAGACCACTTTCAAGTAGCCTACATTGCCATAAATAAAGCTGGTGAAACGGGTAGTTATTGCATACATCCGGGGTTTGCTCGAATGGAATATAAAAACTCTATAAATACCAGAATAGAATCAAGAGCCTATTTAAAGTCTTAA